AAACGAAAACCTCAAGCttgatttattttgtacctTTTACCCTAATACAGTCCACTATATCCTCGAATACCGGacagtatattttaaagtaccACCTGTATCTCAATTATATCTTTAGTGTTAGGCTGTAAGTCCATTTGTtgagtcacaatatttttttttaNNNNNNNNNNNNNNNNNNNNNNNNNNNNNNNNNNNNNNNNNNNNNNNNNNNNNNNNNNNNNNNNNNNNNNNNNNNNNNNNNNNNNNNNNNNNNNNNNNNNNNNNNNNNNNNNNNNNNNNNNNNNNNNNNNNNNNNNNNNNNNNNNNNNNNNNNNNNNNNNNNNNNNNNNNNNNNNNNNNNNNNNNNNNNNNNNNNNNNNNNNNNNNNNNNNNNNNNNNNNNNNNNNNNNNNNNNNNNNNNNNNNNNNNNNNNNNNNNNNNNNNNNNNNNNNNNNNNNNNNNNNNNNNNNNNNNNNNNNNNNNNNNNNNNNNNNNNNNNNNNNNNNNNNNNNNNNNNNNNNNNNNNNNNNNNNNNNNNNNNNNNNNNNNNNNNNNNNNNNNNNNNNNNNNNNNNNNNNNNNNNNNNNNNNNNNNNNNNNNNNNNNNNNNNNNNNNNNNNNNNNNNNNNNNNNNNNNNNNNNNNNNNAAAAATGATTATAtggacagtttttttttacaaagggGGAGTAGCTGGGATCACGTTCAGCCCCGAACTTTCAAAGTTAGACGACTTTGGAAGGGGTTGAGCACAAATTACGGAGTTAAAAGCACAAACCAGCACAAATGAAGCACAAACGAATGGAGCTAGTTTTGTTTCAAAATTCCAAAGTGAGGGGGGGGAGAATGTCTCCAGTCTCCTActttaaaagttgaataactTTGGAAAGAGTTGAGCATAAATGACGGGATTAAAAGCATAAACAAGCACAAATAAAGCAGAAATGAATGGAGTtaattatgttttgaaattCCAAAGGGGGAGGGGGGAGCATGAAGCTCATGTTAGTTAATTCATCATCGAACAgggatttattaaaataacataagaaAGATATAGAAGGAGAAAGATGTTATAAGCTttaaacagtatataatataattatattatttaaaaacacgtacCACCCAGTTGGCCACTGCGTTTTCTGGTAAATTAGCCAACCAATTTTTGATTATGGTATCTATAGATTCAACAATATAATCATCCTTTGGACACCTCACCAATGCTAAGTTAAATGGTACTTGAGCTCCAGGGTTCGTTGAGTTGCCGTAATATTGCATTGATATATTGTAGTTAGAATATACTTCTGTTGCCATTAAACTAtccaacataataaaaaatgatgaaaaaacgtatttatttaattgtatatttgtatgaattGTATTCCATGTTACTAATAACAGAACATGagcaataatataacaattgtttAGTTTTGGAGCTTGGTGTTGGGCGGAGGTTACTCAATCACAAATGTGTGCTGTGGTTAAGCACTATCCATCATCGCTGACttcagaaattatttttctcttagaaataaaatatttttataggtacaacGTATGtgtatgaatacaatttaccttgaaattgatttatttttgctttttgTATAACTATCCATAAACGCTCTCCATtctaagacaataataatattttctggtTGATTTCTAGTGTATATATGAACTAAATCCTTGTATTCGGTGGAATTGCTCTTTCCCGGCAAAAACGGTTCATCGAGTAGTGaaacattttcatataaataatcgATAGCATCCAATCGTAATCCAGAAACTCCTTTATACATCCAAAATTCTATTATATCCTTTTAAACAATACCAAGACCATACGTGTAACAAATTgacatacaatataggtaatatacatttcttataacttttttatttcctGAATAGatcgaaataaattatttttcttttagtaggtatactttaaaTTGGTTTGTATGTCTTCCACAACCTTTAGAAATAGTGAAAAAACCTAAATATTGTCAACTTAAGTTTCTTGTAGCAAATTAGATATGGTTAGAACTTAAAAAGTAGACATTTGtcaaaactttttttacataggtacgtttttatttactgtaattaaaaaaatgaatagtggtatattattttaaatttgtaccaaagtttattaagttttttctaGACATGATAAACatcataattatatcaatagtaaatattattcttcttgatatattttgtctatttaatgcttaacacatatttataatgataaaaaaaaaccattttaattattttaatgcaattcAAAACGTAATAATTGCAGGGACATTTTTGCCATAACTTATTTTAcgatgatatttaaaataattttatagataccATGATTATCTAGTACTTATGTATTAGGCTGACTAGTTTTTCCCGAGTTTTTATATATCAACTTACTAAAAGTTGTAGCTTAACATCAGGATTTCTCAAATCAAAGTCTGGTTGTTCCTTACCAAATTGAtggaaataaaattgatttcgtTGTTGATTCCATGTCCAGGCAGGACCATTAAAATCACTCaactatgtgaaaaaaaaaatagtaattatgttaattaattctttGATAAATACTAGTGTTTCTTAATTATTGCCTACTTAGAagtctaattaaaacaaattgtatgtataagtTACTGGCTCTTAGATTCTGAGCTTAGggaaagaatgtattgattttacaatgatatgcgTGTGTTTCTTTTCTGTCTGTCATCAACTTTTAGGGAAGAAAAAATGATCCGATTTTCGTCTTTAGCATCATTTCTGATAAGAAAGTTAATCTAGTAGGTCCATCAATCGAAAACTACAACTCAACTTTTTTCGGAAATAACGTATATACGAAGaaccaacattataatatattaaacatcagCCCCACATAGACGAACATACAAAACTCAACTCTCCAATTCAGTTAGGTGATATGAGCAGGGTTTTATCATAATACACTAATGTCGCTCCAAGACCAGATGGAATACCGTATAAATGACACAACCTCCCTAGCTATGTCAGccttaaattcaattattaaagtattcaacaaaatatgaacatctggactaaaaaaataaaattgataataaattatacagacCAATATTGTTCCTAAATACCACGGAAAAGATATTGGAAAAGATTATAGATTCCAAGCTCAGATGATTCCTTGAGAAAATCAGCATTTTAGACCCTCGACAGAACAGTCTCCAGAGACATAGAAGTACCTACTTCGAATACACTACATGACATCCGAGAGGAAATAGATTCAACTCTCATAAAAAATCGtatgatgattttatttttaaaaattcgcataacggaaaattttaattttctaagtttttcccgttaacttcaaaacgaagtatGTTTGACTTACTATAatccatttagtatttacaagtttttgaaatattatgaatatcaataaaacatttaaccTTCTTTATTTACCCAATTATTTGGCGGTTTGGGCGTGATCGACGGGTTACGGGTTACTTCGTCTTGATTTGAAGCGTTACGCCATATGTAATAATCTTTGTACTTTCCTTCTTGTTTGATTGATTTTTCAAACCACTCGCACTTGTAACTTGAATGGTTTGGTATAAAGTCAATTATCAATTTaagatctaaaataaaaacggttagttattacatttttcaaaatataaaaatgtatataggtaaatataattcttTTGAACAAAGTATGACATTTACTTCGCTTgttcatttcaaaaattaattcttcAAAATCATCCATTGTTCCAAAGACAGGATCTATCATATAAAAGTCTTCAACATCATATCCCATATCATCCATAGGGGATTTGAAAAACGGACCGACCCATAATGTTTCAACGCCAAGATCAGTGAAATGATCTAGTTTCTGGATAATACCTGAAAATTTCATACACAATCAACATAAAATTATCTTGGCTCTCATCATATGATTTATagacattaaaaatgttttagtatattaaatttgttttcgatATACGTTGATGAAATTGTTAGTTCTAGGTAATAACGCTGGAAAcggtaatacaataataataatatttatttagcaacaaacaaaataaaaacaatattttcaaacaatttatagtAGGTTTGCAAGCTCATCCAATAANNNNNNNNNNNNNNNNNNNNNNNNNNNNNNNNNNNNNNNNNNNNNNNNNNNNNNNNNNNNNNNNNNNNNNNNNNNNNNNNNNNNNNNNNNNNNNNNNNNNNNNNNNNNNNNNNNNNNNNNNNNNNNNNNNNNNNNNNNNNNNNNNNNNNNNNNNNNNNNNNNNNNNNNNNNNNNNNNNNNNNNNNNNNNNNNNNNNNNNNNNNNNNNNNNNNNNNNNNNNNNNNNNNNNNNNNNNNNNNNNNNNNNNNNNNNNNNNNNNNNNNNNNNNNNNNNNNNNNNNNNNNNNNNNNNNNNNNNNNNNNNNNNNNNNNNNNNNNNNNNNNNNNNNNNNNNNNNNNNNNNNNNNNNNNNNNNNNNNNNNNNNNNNNNNNNNNNNNNNNNNNNNNNNNNNNNNNNNNNNNNNNNNNNNNNNNNNNNNNNNNNNNNNNNNNNNNNNNNNNNNNNNNNNNNNNNNNNNNNNNNNNNNNNNNNNNNNNNNNNNNNNNNNNNNNNNNNNNNNNNNNNNNNNNNNNNNNNNNNNNNNNNNNNNNNNNNNNNNNNNNNNNNNNNNNNNNNNNNNNNNNNNNNNNNNNNNNNNNNNNNNNNNNNNNNNNNNNNNNNNNNNNNNNNNNNNNNNNNNNNNNNNNNNNNNNNNNNNNNNNNNNNNNNNNNNNNNNNNNNNNNNNNNNNNNNNNNNNNNNNNNNNNNNNNNNNNNNNNNNNNNNNNNNNNNNNNNNNNNNNNNNNNNNNNNNNNNNNNNNNNNNNNNNNNNNNNNNNNNNNNNNNNNNNNNNNNNNNNNNNNNNNNNNNNNNNNNNNNNNNNNNNNNNNNNNNNNNNNNNNNNNNNNNNNNNNNNNNNNNNNNNNNNNNNNNNNNNNNNNNNNNNNNNNNNNNNNNNNNNNNNNNNNNNNNNNNNNNNNNNNNNNNNNNNNNNNNNNNNNNNNNNNNNNNNNNNNNNNNNNNNNNNNNNNNNNNNNNNNNNNNNNNNNNNNNNNNNNNNNNNNNNNNNNNNNNNNNNNNNNNNNNNNNNNNNNNNNNNNNNNNNNNNNNNNNNNNNNNNNNNNNNNNNNNNNNNNNNNNNNNNNNNNNNNNNNNNNNNNNNNNNNNNNNNNNNNNNNNNNNNNNNNNNNNNNNNNNNNNNNNNNNNNNNNNNNNNNNNNNNNNNNNNNNNNNNNNNNNNNNNNNNNNNNNNNNNNNNNNNNNNNNNNNNNNNNNNNNNNNNNNNNNNNNNNNNNNNNNNNNNNNNNNNNNNNNNNNNNNNNNNNNNNNNNNNNNNNNNNNNNNNNNNNNNNNNNNNNNNNNNNNNNNNNNNNNNNNNNNNNNNNNNNNNNNNNNNNNNNNNNNNNNNNNNNNNNNNNNNNNNNNNNNNNNNNNNNNNNNNNNNNNNNNNNNNNNNNNNNNNNNNNNNNNNNNNNNNNNNNNNNNNNNNNNNNNNNNNNNNNNNNNNNNNNNNNNNNNNNNNNNNNNNNNNNNNNNNNNNNNNNNNNNNNNNNNNNNNNNNNNNNNNNNNNNNNNNNNNNNNNNNNNNNNNNNNNNNNNNNNNNNNNNNNNNNNNNNNNNNNNNNNNNNNNNNNNNNNNNNNNNNNNNNNNNNNNNNNNNNNNNNNNNNNNNNNNNNNNNNNNNNNNNNNNNNNNNNNNNNNNNNNNNNNNNNNNNNNNNNNNNNNNNNNNNNNNNNNNNNNNNNNNNNNNNNNNNNNNNNNNNNNNNNNNNNNNNNNNNNNNNNNNNNNNNNNNNNNNNNNNNNNNNNNNNNNNNNNNNNNNNNNNNNNNNNNNNNNNNNNNNNNNNNNNNNNNNNNNNNNNNNNNNNNNNNNNNNNNNNNNNNNNNNNNNNNNNNNNNNNNNNNNNNNNNNNNNNNNNNNNNNNNNNNNNNNNNNNNNNNNNNNNNNNNNNNNNNNNNNNNNNNNNNNNNNNNNNNNNNNNNNNNNNNNNNNNNNNNNNNNNNNNNNNNNNNNNNNNNNNNNNNNNNNNNNNNNNNNNNNNNNNNNNNNNNNNNNNNNNNNNNNNNNNNNNNNNNNNNNNNNNNNNNNNNNNNNNNNNNNNNNNNNNNNNNNNNNNNNNNNNNNNNNNNNNNNNNNNNNNNNNNNNNNNNNNNNNNNNNNNNNNNNNNNNNNNNNNNNNNNNNNNNNNNNNNNNNNNNNNNNNNNNNNNNNNNNNNNNNNNNNNNNNNNNNNNNNNNNNNNNNNNNNNNNNNNNNNNNNNNNNNNNNNNNNNNNNNNNNNNNNNNNNNNNNNNNNNNNNNNNNNNNNNNNNNNNNNNNNNNNNNNNNNNNNNNNNNNNNNNNNNNNNNNNNNNNNNNNNNNNNNNNNNNNNNNNNNNNNNNNNNNNNNNNNNNNNNNNNNNNNNNNNNNNNNNNNNNNNNNNNNNNNNNNNNNNNNNNNNNNNNNNNNNNNNNNNNNNNNNNNNNNNNNNNNNNNNNNNNNNNNNNNNNNNNNNNNNNNNNNNNNNNNNNNNNNNNNNNNNNNNNNNNNNNNNNNNNNNNNNNNNNNNNNNNNNNNNNNNNNNNNNNNNNNNNNNNNNNNNNNNNNNNNNNNNNNNNNNNNNNNNNNNNNNNNNNNNNNNNNNNNNNNNNNNNNNNNNNNNNNNNNNNNNNNNNNNNNNNNNNNNNNNNNNNNNNNNNNNNNNNNNNNNNNNNNNNNNNNNNNNNNNNNNNNNNNNNNNNNNNNNNNNNNNNNNNNNNNNNNNNNNNNNNNNNNNNNNNNNNNNNNNNNNNNNNNNNNNNNNNNNNNNNNNNNNNNNNNNNNNNNNNNNNNNNNNNNNNNNNNNNNNNNNNNNNNNNNNNNNNNNNNNNNNNNNNNNNNNNNNNNNNNNNNNNNNNNNNNNNNNNNNNNNNNNNNNNNNNNNNNNNNNNNNNNNNNNNNNNNNNNNNNNNNNNNNNNNNNNNNNNNNNNNNNNNNNNNNNNNNNNNNNNNNNNNNNNNNNNNNNNNNNNNNNNNNNNNNNNNNNNNNNNNNNNNNNNNNNNNNNNNNNNNNNNNNNNNNNNNNNNNNNNNNNNNNNNNNNNNNNNNNNNNNNNNNNNNNNNNNNNNNNNNNNNNNNNNNNNNNNNNNNNNNNNNNNNNNNNNNNNNNNNNNNNNNNNNNNNNNNNNNNNNNNNNgttataatttttttatattctgaatagatcgaaataaattatttttctttaagtaGGTAACTTTTAAAATGGTATGTTTGTCTTCCATCACCttcaaaatagtgaaaaaatgtAAACTACCTATAAACTTTAGTTCCTTGTAGCTTACTAGATCTGGTTAGAACTTAAAAAGTAGACATTtgtcagaattttttttacataggtacgtttttatttattgtaattaaaaaaaatgaatagtggtatatttgaaataatgacCATAGTTAATTAAGATTTTTCTagacatgataaaaataatatattaaaagtaaattttattctttttgatatattttgtctatttaATGCTTAACACAttggatatttataatttaaaaaaaaaaccattttaattatattaatgcaaCTCAAAACATGTTAATTCCAGAGACATTATTGCCATAACTTATTTTTCgatggtatttaaaataattttaagatttttataccacgattacctatatattactatataatacacattattgaataataggtatactaaaatttttttacaatgtttGTACAACATACAGTATAGTTTTACGGacaattaagaggacgctacatcTGTATGTCGTATGTGTTATATCTACgtcttacaaatattttataaatattttatatttgtaagatGGAAACAACACATCCGATTGTAGAATTCTAATAACTGTCTAccaacagaaaaataaattgctacaAATTATATTGGTACATTATAAAGATAAGCGAACCGATCGTCACCACTAAAAGTCGTTGCTCGTATGTTTTCCACATTGTAcaaccaaaagaaaaaaaatgtataaaagttatTGTAACGTCTCACACTGTAGCTTACCCAGACTCGGCGTGGAGTGTACGTTGACGAAAAACTTTAGTGTTTAAGGTCGCCAACCCACAGCCGAGATTCGGAAATCGGAGCATGtggtatttgtaaaaataatacttaatggaAATAGAGAAGAGCAATAGTAACATATAATTGATGGCTGAACGaaaggtatattaattaagGTACTAGACGTGTTCGTGAGGCAAGCACATCCGATCAAGACGTTGTGCTTGCCGGCCGGCCGGTTAAACTCGACCACGGGTACTAGGCAGCGGTGatagtgtgtgtgtataataatatgaatatcgaCGTATTGTCTTATGGGTGTGGGCAGAGATGCCGGCGTGACGGAGAACGCTATCgcataatatttgaacattgtCCTAATTGTTGGTTTTCGACCGTtacgttatattaataaatttttaaaaaatccttAATAATATAGTCGTTACCGAATCGTTTTTCATGTTTTCCccgagtttttaaaaataagcttACTAAAAATTGTAGCTTAACATCAGGATTTCTAAAATCAAAGTCTGGTTGTTCCTTAACAAACTGAtggaaataaaattgatttcgtTGTTGATTCCATGTCCAAGCAGGACCGCCAAATATACTCAACTAtgtgaaaacaaataaataataattatattaatcaattctTCGATATATACtagtttttcttaattataacCTTAACTTAAAAGtctaatttttacaaacatatatttaagTTACTGGCTTTTTGATTCTGAGCTTAGGAAAAAAATGCTCAGATTTTCT
This is a stretch of genomic DNA from Acyrthosiphon pisum isolate AL4f chromosome A3, pea_aphid_22Mar2018_4r6ur, whole genome shotgun sequence. It encodes these proteins:
- the LOC115034402 gene encoding maltase A2-like — translated: MDDMGYDVEDFYMIDPVFGTMDDFEELIFEMNKRNLKLIIDFIPNHSSYKCEWFEKSIKQEGKYKDYYIWRNASNQDEVTRNPSITPKPPNNWLSDFNGPAWTWNQQRNQFYFHQFGKEQPDFDLRNPDVKLQLLDIIEFWMYKGVSGLRLDAIDYLYENVSLLDEPFLPGKSNSTEYKDLVHIYTRNQPENIIIVLEWRAFMDSYTKSKNKSISSLMATEVYSNYNISMQYYGNSTNPGAQVPFNLALVRCPKDDYIVESIDTIIKNWLANLPENAVANWVVRVFK